A portion of the Streptomyces erythrochromogenes genome contains these proteins:
- a CDS encoding hemolysin family protein — protein MNALQLVFALLLVLANGFFVGAEFALVSVRRSQIEPLAAESKRARQVLHGLENLPRMMAAAQFGITICSLTLGAVAEPTVARLLEPVFHAVHVPQGLIHPLGYALALAAVVFLHLVIGEMVPKNLAMAAPEKTALWFSPGLVAFARLCGPVTSALGACAKLVLKLFKVEPKDEVEAAYTSAQLGRLLKDSRQAGLLEPVEQERLEDALELGSRPVTDVLLDRDRLVTVGPAVTPRQIEQLTVRTGYSRFPVRADSGAFMGYLHVKDVLDLEDRERAVPQRVWRRMTTLCATVPLDDALGVMRRDATHLAQVADPAGRVLGLVALEDVLEMLVGEVRDPAHRVPAGRT, from the coding sequence GTGAACGCGCTCCAGCTCGTCTTCGCGCTGCTCCTCGTCCTCGCCAACGGCTTCTTCGTCGGCGCCGAGTTCGCACTCGTCTCCGTACGGCGCAGCCAGATCGAGCCCCTCGCGGCCGAGTCCAAGAGGGCCCGCCAGGTGCTCCACGGCCTGGAGAACCTGCCCCGCATGATGGCCGCCGCGCAGTTCGGCATCACCATCTGCTCCCTCACCCTCGGCGCGGTCGCCGAACCCACCGTGGCCCGGCTGCTGGAGCCCGTCTTCCACGCCGTCCACGTACCGCAGGGCCTGATCCACCCCCTCGGCTACGCCCTCGCGCTCGCCGCCGTGGTCTTCCTGCACCTGGTCATCGGCGAGATGGTCCCCAAGAACCTCGCCATGGCCGCCCCCGAGAAGACCGCCCTGTGGTTCAGCCCCGGCCTGGTCGCCTTCGCCCGCCTGTGCGGGCCGGTCACCAGCGCCCTCGGCGCCTGCGCCAAGCTCGTCCTGAAGCTCTTCAAGGTCGAGCCCAAGGACGAGGTCGAGGCCGCCTACACCTCCGCCCAGCTGGGCCGGCTCCTCAAGGACTCCCGGCAGGCCGGGCTCCTGGAACCGGTCGAGCAGGAGCGGCTGGAGGACGCACTGGAACTGGGCAGCCGCCCCGTCACCGACGTCCTCCTCGACCGGGACCGCCTGGTCACGGTCGGCCCGGCCGTCACCCCGCGCCAGATCGAACAGCTGACCGTGCGCACCGGCTACTCCCGGTTCCCGGTCCGTGCCGACAGCGGCGCCTTCATGGGCTACCTGCACGTCAAGGACGTACTGGACCTGGAGGACCGGGAACGGGCCGTGCCCCAGCGGGTCTGGCGCCGCATGACCACGCTGTGCGCCACCGTCCCCCTGGACGACGCCCTCGGCGTCATGCGCCGGGACGCCACCCACCTGGCCCAGGTCGCGGACCCGGCCGGCCGGGTCCTCGGCCTGGTCGCCCTGGAGGACGTCCTGGAAATGCTGGTCGGCGAGGTCAGGGACCCGGCGCACCGGGTCCCTGCGGGCCGCACCTAG
- a CDS encoding AAA family ATPase, with protein sequence MDFGTPGSMHAPAELAWLRGVDACTVGAYPQAEEEFRTAVRLDPSMADAWLGLHALRVDTGNALLRMYAHRDRFGEQRARHRRTLNSWYWLGWWVQPVLENRRDLLLAHASHWLDGRHVPELDQALAALPPVDTDAQVRFLHACRAYLVKDWEQLVRHTEPLVNDPLLGIESGLFGGMARVRLEMYGQAEPLLSAALMRCRSEQPQRKELRYWLARAHEGTGRSAAALPLYRAVHRVDPSFMDTAARLTAIEDGDDTDGMADLAGLAGYSGYGGYAGHGPSPVGGDFAAVALGGPPGGGPVQDVAADGQAGLDPLVPPPPPPGRMEGVRRKAAVPPQGSAEGLPTGPSDPAALAEALAELERMVGLEPVKRQVKALSAQLHMARLRAGQGLPVQPPKRHFVFSGPSGTGKTTVARILGRVFYALGLLGGDHLVEAQRADLVGEFLGQTAVKANELIDSAIGGVLFVDEAYSLSNTGYSKGDAYGDEALQVLLKRAEDNRDHLVVILAGYPAGMDRLLAANPGLSSRFTTRVDFPSYRPPELTAIGGVLADANGDHWDEEALEELRSISGHVVEQGWIDELGNGRFLRTLYEKSCAYRDLRLAGFAGEPSRDDLATLRLPDLMQAYGEVLSGRGPQERPEPPV encoded by the coding sequence ATGGATTTCGGCACGCCGGGCAGCATGCACGCCCCGGCCGAACTCGCCTGGTTGCGGGGGGTCGACGCCTGCACCGTGGGCGCCTACCCGCAGGCCGAGGAGGAGTTTCGGACGGCCGTGCGGCTCGATCCCTCGATGGCCGACGCGTGGCTGGGCCTGCACGCGCTCCGGGTCGACACGGGGAACGCCTTATTGCGCATGTACGCGCACCGGGACCGCTTCGGCGAACAGCGGGCCCGCCACCGCAGGACCCTGAACTCCTGGTACTGGCTGGGCTGGTGGGTGCAGCCGGTGCTGGAGAACCGGCGGGACCTGCTGCTCGCCCACGCCTCGCACTGGCTGGACGGCCGCCACGTCCCGGAGCTGGACCAGGCCCTCGCCGCGCTGCCGCCGGTGGACACCGACGCGCAGGTGCGGTTCCTGCACGCCTGCCGGGCCTATCTGGTCAAGGACTGGGAGCAACTGGTCCGGCACACCGAGCCGCTGGTGAACGATCCGCTGCTGGGGATCGAGTCGGGGTTGTTCGGCGGCATGGCACGGGTGCGGCTGGAGATGTACGGGCAGGCGGAGCCGCTGCTGTCGGCGGCGCTGATGCGCTGCCGCAGCGAGCAGCCGCAGCGCAAGGAGCTGCGGTACTGGCTGGCGCGGGCGCACGAGGGGACGGGGCGCAGTGCGGCGGCGCTGCCGCTGTACCGGGCGGTGCACCGGGTGGATCCCTCGTTCATGGACACCGCGGCCCGCCTGACGGCCATCGAGGACGGCGACGACACCGACGGCATGGCCGATCTGGCGGGCCTGGCCGGGTATTCGGGGTACGGCGGCTACGCGGGGCACGGCCCGTCCCCGGTCGGCGGGGACTTCGCGGCGGTCGCCCTGGGCGGACCGCCGGGCGGCGGGCCCGTCCAGGACGTCGCCGCGGACGGCCAGGCGGGGCTGGACCCGCTGGTTCCGCCGCCTCCCCCGCCCGGCCGGATGGAGGGCGTACGGCGCAAGGCGGCGGTCCCGCCACAGGGCTCGGCGGAGGGGCTGCCGACCGGGCCGTCGGACCCGGCGGCGCTGGCCGAGGCGCTGGCGGAGCTGGAGCGGATGGTGGGCCTGGAGCCGGTCAAGCGGCAGGTGAAGGCGCTCTCCGCGCAGCTGCACATGGCGCGGCTGAGGGCGGGTCAGGGGCTGCCAGTGCAGCCACCGAAACGGCACTTCGTGTTCTCCGGCCCCTCGGGCACCGGCAAGACCACCGTGGCGCGGATCCTGGGCCGGGTCTTCTACGCGCTGGGCCTGCTCGGCGGGGACCATCTGGTCGAGGCCCAACGGGCGGACCTGGTCGGCGAGTTCCTGGGGCAGACCGCGGTGAAGGCCAACGAGCTGATCGATTCGGCGATCGGCGGGGTGCTGTTCGTGGACGAGGCGTACTCGCTGTCGAACACGGGCTACAGCAAGGGCGACGCGTACGGCGACGAAGCCCTCCAGGTACTCCTGAAGCGGGCCGAGGACAACCGGGACCACCTGGTGGTGATCCTGGCCGGCTACCCGGCCGGGATGGACCGGCTGCTGGCGGCCAATCCGGGGCTGTCCTCGCGGTTCACCACGCGGGTGGACTTCCCCAGCTACCGGCCGCCGGAGCTGACCGCGATCGGCGGCGTGCTGGCGGACGCCAACGGGGACCACTGGGACGAGGAGGCCCTGGAGGAGCTGCGCAGCATCAGCGGGCACGTGGTGGAGCAGGGGTGGATCGACGAGCTCGGCAACGGCCGCTTCCTGCGCACCCTGTACGAGAAGAGCTGCGCGTACCGGGACCTGCGGCTGGCGGGCTTCGCCGGGGAGCCGTCGCGGGACGACCTGGCCACGCTGCGGCTGCCGGACCTGATGCAGGCGTACGGGGAGGTCCTGTCGGGCCGCGGTCCCCAGGAACGGCCCGAGCCGCCGGTGTGA
- a CDS encoding uridine kinase family protein, protein MESHQSLESLARELAALPCSLGPVRLIAIDGHAGSGKSTFAGRLAEALGGAPVLHLDDVASHEELFGWEERLRAQVLEPLAGGRPAHWAPYDWVERRFGPERVLEPAPVLLVEGVGAGRRALRPHLARLLWMETPRAESWLRGRNRDGRELSGFWDGWERAERAHFSSDPSRPFADTLVRQSGTGYEWSSGMGGTAGTPASVTEGDELPRA, encoded by the coding sequence GTGGAGTCACACCAGTCACTTGAGTCACTCGCGCGGGAGCTCGCCGCCCTGCCGTGCTCCCTCGGCCCGGTGCGCCTGATCGCGATCGACGGGCACGCCGGATCCGGGAAGAGCACCTTTGCGGGGCGGCTCGCCGAAGCGCTGGGCGGGGCGCCCGTGCTGCACCTGGACGACGTGGCCAGCCACGAGGAGCTGTTCGGCTGGGAGGAGCGGCTGCGGGCCCAGGTGCTGGAGCCCCTCGCCGGCGGCCGGCCCGCGCACTGGGCCCCGTACGACTGGGTGGAGCGGCGTTTCGGACCGGAGCGGGTGCTGGAGCCGGCGCCGGTGCTCCTGGTGGAGGGGGTGGGTGCCGGGCGGCGGGCGCTGCGCCCGCACCTGGCCCGGCTGTTGTGGATGGAGACCCCGCGCGCGGAGTCGTGGCTGCGGGGCCGCAACCGGGACGGGCGTGAACTCTCCGGCTTCTGGGACGGATGGGAGCGCGCGGAGCGCGCACACTTCTCCAGTGATCCTTCGCGCCCCTTCGCCGACACTCTGGTACGTCAGAGCGGTACGGGATACGAGTGGTCTTCCGGGATGGGAGGGACGGCGGGAACCCCCGCTTCCGTCACCGAAGGTGACGAACTCCCCCGGGCCTGA
- a CDS encoding peptidase C39 family protein, with protein sequence MTAPTPRRAVLVAALAVATAATAAVVVPGGGAPAAAAPAPRAQGPGVDNRFWFSYGHWRAGTHRGTGAVAGTRPGLQIRTAVGRTEYADPHTGRKSTWEYATWTSPLHRSTVPATEAVASWNARTPAGTWIQVELRATYTDGTTAPWYVMGRWASGDTDIRRTSVDGQTDGRSTVWTDTLAVDAPAAAGGLRIAGWRLRLTLHRRPGAAEGPTVWLAGAMVSDVPDRFTVPASRPSGTAHELKVPRYSQQTHTGRYPEYDNGGEAWCSPTSSQMVIEYFGRKAEPAALAWVNPAYSDPQVCHAARSTYDAAYKGCGNWSFNAAYAATYSGLAGVVTRLASLTDLETVVRAGIPVITSTSFRADELTGAGYGTAGHLMTVVGFTVAGDVVVNDPHAPDNPSVRRAYRRAEWENVWLRTKRTAAAGKIASGSGGVCYLYAPALPSPAQIRALRTVGVL encoded by the coding sequence ATGACCGCACCCACGCCACGCAGGGCCGTACTCGTCGCCGCACTCGCGGTCGCCACCGCGGCCACCGCCGCCGTCGTCGTCCCGGGCGGCGGCGCCCCGGCGGCCGCAGCCCCCGCCCCGCGCGCCCAGGGCCCCGGCGTCGACAACCGCTTCTGGTTCTCGTACGGCCACTGGCGGGCCGGCACCCACCGGGGCACCGGAGCAGTCGCCGGGACCCGCCCCGGCCTGCAGATCCGGACGGCCGTCGGCCGCACCGAGTACGCCGACCCGCACACCGGGCGCAAGAGCACCTGGGAGTACGCCACCTGGACCTCCCCGCTGCACCGCTCCACGGTGCCCGCCACCGAGGCCGTCGCCTCCTGGAACGCACGTACCCCGGCCGGCACGTGGATCCAGGTCGAGCTGCGCGCCACCTACACCGACGGCACCACCGCCCCCTGGTACGTGATGGGCCGGTGGGCCTCCGGCGACACGGACATCCGGCGCACCTCGGTGGACGGCCAGACCGACGGCCGGTCCACCGTCTGGACCGACACCCTCGCCGTCGACGCACCCGCCGCGGCCGGCGGCCTGCGCATCGCCGGCTGGCGGCTGCGCCTGACCCTCCACCGCCGGCCGGGCGCCGCCGAGGGCCCGACGGTGTGGCTGGCCGGCGCCATGGTCTCCGACGTCCCCGACCGGTTCACCGTCCCCGCCTCCCGGCCCTCCGGCACCGCCCACGAGCTGAAGGTCCCGCGCTACTCCCAGCAGACCCACACCGGGCGCTACCCCGAGTACGACAACGGCGGCGAGGCCTGGTGCAGCCCCACCTCCTCGCAGATGGTCATCGAGTACTTCGGCCGCAAGGCCGAGCCCGCCGCCCTGGCCTGGGTGAACCCCGCGTACTCGGACCCCCAGGTCTGCCACGCCGCCCGCTCCACCTACGACGCCGCCTACAAGGGCTGCGGGAACTGGTCCTTCAACGCCGCCTACGCCGCCACCTACAGCGGGCTCGCCGGGGTCGTCACCCGCCTCGCCTCCCTGACCGACCTGGAGACCGTGGTGAGGGCCGGCATCCCCGTGATCACCTCCACGTCCTTCCGCGCGGACGAACTCACGGGCGCCGGCTACGGCACGGCCGGCCACCTGATGACCGTCGTCGGCTTCACCGTCGCCGGGGACGTGGTCGTCAACGACCCCCACGCCCCCGACAACCCGTCCGTACGCCGGGCCTACCGGCGCGCCGAGTGGGAGAACGTCTGGCTGCGCACCAAGCGCACCGCCGCCGCCGGCAAGATCGCCTCCGGAAGCGGCGGGGTCTGCTACCTCTACGCCCCCGCCCTGCCGTCCCCGGCGCAGATCAGGGCCCTGCGGACGGTGGGCGTGCTGTGA
- a CDS encoding SPW repeat protein, which translates to MTTHPSIEHHPDLAEMRTRFERVTTTPRAQAVEALALITGLYLAASPWIAGFGILLPLTINNLIVGLAFCLCMGGLGSAYERTHAMAWTAVVLGAWTIIAPWAIAGEMDATRAVVSNVITGIVALCLGLAMAAMAGRTRDTRV; encoded by the coding sequence ATGACCACCCATCCCAGCATCGAGCACCACCCCGACCTCGCCGAGATGCGCACTCGGTTCGAGCGGGTGACCACCACTCCGCGCGCACAGGCCGTCGAGGCACTGGCCCTGATAACGGGCCTGTACCTGGCCGCCTCGCCGTGGATCGCGGGATTCGGCATCCTGCTCCCGCTGACGATCAACAACCTGATCGTCGGCCTCGCGTTCTGCCTGTGCATGGGCGGCCTGGGATCCGCCTACGAGCGCACCCACGCGATGGCGTGGACGGCGGTCGTCCTGGGTGCCTGGACGATCATCGCCCCGTGGGCCATCGCCGGTGAGATGGACGCGACGCGCGCGGTGGTCAGCAATGTGATCACCGGAATCGTCGCCCTCTGCCTCGGCCTCGCGATGGCCGCCATGGCGGGCCGCACCCGCGACACCCGGGTCTGA
- a CDS encoding SCO1431 family membrane protein yields MTADTAAPTASARNLARTGGPKEDSNWLEHVLGWTLVVVVAMFVTQVGWF; encoded by the coding sequence ATGACCGCAGACACCGCCGCCCCGACCGCATCCGCCCGGAACCTCGCCCGCACCGGGGGCCCCAAGGAGGATTCCAACTGGCTGGAGCACGTCCTCGGCTGGACCCTCGTGGTCGTCGTGGCCATGTTCGTCACCCAGGTCGGCTGGTTCTGA
- a CDS encoding TetR/AcrR family transcriptional regulator, giving the protein MNNSQQRGATGRSQVRRAELIAIGRKLFADTSYDALCMDDIAKHAGVAKGLIYYYFKSKRGYYLAIVEDSVADLVARAGGDIDLPNAERVRRTIDGYLHYAEHHHAAYRTIVTGGVGSDAEVLAIRDAVREELVATIAEGAYGHRSLPPIARLALVGWLSAVEGTTLEWIGGLSAPDQPGRARLGALLVRQLRATLAVIEEFAPECPAPPPTEEPFETAGDLAPVTGSP; this is encoded by the coding sequence TTGAACAATAGTCAACAGCGTGGAGCGACCGGGCGTTCACAGGTGCGGAGAGCCGAACTCATAGCCATCGGGCGCAAGTTGTTCGCCGACACCTCCTACGACGCGCTCTGCATGGACGACATCGCCAAGCACGCGGGCGTCGCCAAGGGCCTGATCTACTACTACTTCAAGAGCAAGCGCGGCTACTACCTCGCCATCGTCGAGGACTCCGTGGCCGACCTCGTCGCCCGCGCCGGCGGCGACATCGACCTCCCGAACGCGGAACGGGTCCGCCGCACCATCGACGGCTACCTCCACTACGCCGAGCACCACCACGCCGCCTACCGCACCATCGTCACCGGAGGCGTCGGCTCCGATGCCGAGGTGCTCGCCATCCGCGACGCCGTCCGCGAGGAACTGGTCGCGACCATCGCCGAAGGCGCCTACGGACACCGCTCCCTCCCGCCCATCGCCCGCCTCGCCCTCGTGGGCTGGCTGTCCGCGGTCGAAGGGACCACCCTGGAATGGATCGGCGGGCTGAGCGCCCCGGACCAGCCCGGACGCGCCCGGCTCGGAGCCCTGCTGGTACGCCAGCTGCGCGCGACATTGGCGGTGATCGAGGAGTTCGCCCCGGAGTGTCCGGCACCTCCCCCTACCGAAGAGCCGTTCGAAACTGCTGGTGATCTTGCACCGGTGACGGGAAGCCCCTGA